One genomic window of Erinaceus europaeus chromosome 7, mEriEur2.1, whole genome shotgun sequence includes the following:
- the BAZ2A gene encoding bromodomain adjacent to zinc finger domain protein 2A isoform X1: protein MGDATLLPLPPAASSRQPYPGARPHPGSSCPFKRCLPALTPPRAGPGLGEEAPPPGSATCTAAAAARPSSRNLIDPQGPADVAGKVVIQAAPTGQREMEANDHFNFTGLPPAPAASGLKPSPSGEGLYTNGSPMNFPQQGKSLNGDVNVNGLSTVSHTTTSGILNSAPHSSSTSHLHHPSVAYDCLWNYSQYPSANSGSNLKDPPLLSQFSGGQYPLNGILGGSRQPSSPTHNTNLRAGNQEFWGNGTQSPMGLNFDSQELYDSFPDQNFEVMPNGPPSFFTSPQTSPMLGSSIQTFAPSQEVASGIHPDETAEKELTSVVAENGTGLVGSLELEEEQPELKMCSYNGSVPSVESLHQEVSVLVPDPTVSCLDDPSHLPDQLEDTPILSEVSLEPFNTLAPEPVSGGLYGIDDTELMGTEDKLPLEDSPVISALDCPSLNNATAFSLLADDSQTSASIFASPTSPPVLGESVLQDNSFDLNNGSDAEQEMETQTSDFPPPLTQPASDQSSTIQLHPATSPTASPTISLAVSPTASPEISPEVSPAASPEISPAISPAAFPTVCPTSSATLPLVSSEVCLTASPVTSPKASPAHSPAAAFSTASPASKDASSFPETTVDLEVITGEGTTTPSGGDVTRRRIATPEDVRLPLQHGWRREVRIKKGSHRWQGETWYYGPCGKRMKQFPEVIKYLSRNVVHNVRREHFSFSPRMPVGDFFEERDTPEGLQWVQLSAEEIPSRIQAITGKRGRPRNTEKAKTKEVPKVKRGRGRPPKVKVTELLNKTDSRLLKKLEAQETLNEDDKAKIIKIKKKVKQKLQRGESQTTVQGQARNKRKQENKSLRQKEAKKKSKAEKEKVKTKQGKSKEKVKREKEKVKMKEKEEMSKAKTAYKADKTLASQRRLEERQRQQMILEEMKKPTEDMCLTDHQPLPDFSHIPGLILPSETFSDCLTIVEFLHSFGKVLGFDPAKDVPSLGVLQEGLLCQGDSLGEVQDLLVRLLKAALYDPGLPSYCQSLKILGEKLSEIPLTRENVSEILRCFLMAYGVEPALCDSLRTQPFQAQPPQQKAAVLAFLVHELNGSSLIINEIDKTLENMSSYRKNKWIVEGRLRRLRTALAKRTGRSELELQGPEDGLGRRRSSRIMEETSGMEEEEEEETAAAIHGRRGRRDGEIDVTTSSIPELERQIEKLSKRQLFFRKKLLHSSQMLRAVSLGQDRYRRRYWVLPYLAGIFVEGTERSLVHEDVIKQEPDSLKVAAHPTPSTAAFSRKEPAGSSTSASSPARARGRPRKTKPGSMHLKSPVIGQGSEQPQPQLLPETQLHPQLPAYTQPQPHAQSHNRFLEPEGSPLSLGQSQHDLSQSAFLSWLSQTQSHGSLLSSSVLTPDSSPGKLDPILSQPLEEPAPDEAESSLDSQAPWFNFSAHMPCNAAPTPPPAVLEDQTTTSQLPASKPVNRPSAANPCSPVQLSSTPLPMVTPKRRGDPGETPQSPMVLGQPKRRGRPPSKFFKQMEQRYLTQQIAQPVPPEMCSGWWWIRDPETLDAMLKALHPRGIREKALHKHLTKHRDFLQEVCLRPSTDPIFEPTQLPVLEEGIMSWSPKEKTYETDLAVLQWVEELEQRVILSDLQIRGWTCPSPDSTREDLTYCEHLPDSQDDITWRGRGREGLAPQRKTTNPLDLAVMRLAALEQNVERRYLREPLWPAHEVVLEKALLSTPSNDSQCTPTEISYEITPRIRTWRQTLERCRSAAQVCLCLGQLERSIAWEKSVNKVTCLVCRKGDNDEFLLLCDGCDRGCHIYCHRPKMEVVPEGDWFCAVCLAQQVEGEFTRKPGFPKRGQKRKSSDVLSFPEGDGRRRRVLSRGRESPVMPRYSEEGLSPSKRRRLSMRNHHSDLTFCEIILMEMESHDAAWPFLEPVNPRLVSGYRRIIKNPMDFSTMRERLLRGGYTSSEEFAADALLVFDNCQTFNEDDSEVGKAGHIMRRFFESRWEEFYQGKQANL, encoded by the exons AAATGGAGGCAAACGACCATTTTAACTTTACTGGCCTTCCCCCTGCACCTGCTGCCTCAGGACTGAAACCCTCTCCCTCAGGGGAGGGCCTCTACACTAACGGGTCTCCCATGAACTTCCCCCAGCAAGGGAAAA GTTTGAATGGGGATGTGAATGTTAATGGCTTATCTACTGTATCTCACACTACTACTTCAGGGATTTTGAACTCTGCTCCCCACTCCTCCAGCACCTCACACCTCCATCACCCCAGTGTGGCCTACGACTGTCTCTGGAACTACTCACAATATCCATCTGCCAATTCAGGCAGCAACCTCAAGGACCCACCCCTGCTCTCCCAGTTCTCGGGAGGACAATATCCACTCAACGGCATCCTTGGGGGCAGCCGGCAACCTTCATCCCCAACTCACAACACTAACCTCCGGGCTGGGAACCAAGAGTTTTGGGGCAACGGTACCCAGAGTCCAATGGGACTTAATTTCGACTCACAGGAACTGTATGATTCCTTTCCTGACCAGAATTTTGAGGTGATGCCCAATGGACCCCCTAGTTTTTTCACCTCCCCACAGACTTCTCCTATGTTGGGATCCAGCATCCAAACCTTTGCACCTTCCCAGGAGGTAGCCAGTGGTATCCATCCTGATGAGACGGCAGAAAAGGAGTTGACTTCAGTTGTGGCAGAGAATGGCACTGGCTTGGTTGGAAGTCTGGAGCTGGAAGAAGAGCAACCAG AACTGAAGATGTGTAGCTACAATGGCTCTGTCCCTTCTGTGGAATCATTACACCAGGAGGTTTCAGTCTTGGTCCCTGACCCCACAGTGAGCTGCTTAGATGATCCTTCACATCTTCCTGATCAACTGGAAGACACTCCAATCCTCAGTGAAGTTTCTCTAGAACCCTTCAACACTCTGGCACCAG agccAGTGAGTGGAGGACTCTATGGCATAGATGACACGGAGCTGATGGGTACAGAGGACAAACTGCCTCTTGAGGACAGTCCTGTGATCTCTGCCCTTGATTGCCCTTCCCTCAATAACGCCACTGCCTTCAGTCTCCTGGCAGATGACAGTCAAACTTCAGCCTCTATCTTTGCTAGCCCTACTTCTCCACCTGTGCTTGGAGAGTCTGTTCTGCAGG ATAACAGCTTTGACCTGAATAATGGTAGTGATGCAGAACAGGAAATGGAGACTCAGACTTCAGACTTCCCGCCACCTTTGACCCAGCCAGCCTCTGACCAGTCATCCACCATTCAGCTACATCCAGCAACCTCACCAACAGCCTCCCCAACAATCTCCCTGGCAGTTTCTCCAACAGCCTCTCCAGAAATCTCTCCAGAGGTTTCCCCAGCAGCCTCTCCGGAAATTTCcccagctatctccccagcagccTTCCCAACAGTCTGTCCAACTTCCTCAGCAACCCTCCCACTAGTCTCCTCAGAAGTCTGCTTAACAGCCTCCCCAGTGACCTCCCCAAAAGCATCTCCTGCGCATTCCCCGGCAGCTGCTTTCTCAACAGCTTCCCCAGCAAGTAAGGATGCTAGCAGCTTTCCTGAAACCACTGTTGACCTGGAAGTGATCACTGGAGAAGGaaccactactcccagtggtg GTGATGTTACAAGGAGACGCATTGCTACTCCAGAGGATGTTCGTCTTCCCCTCCAACATGG GTGGCGGAGAGAGGTGCGCATCAAGAAGGGCAGCCACCGATGGCAGGGAGAGACTTGGTATTATGGTCCTTGTGGAAAGAGGATGAAGCAATTCCCGGAGGTGATCAAG TACCTGAGCCGGAATGTGGTGCACAATGTTCGCCGCGAGCACTTCAGCTTTAGTCCTCGTATGCCTGTTGGAGATTTCtttgaagagagagacacaccagag ggCTTGCAGTGGGTACAGCTGTCAGCAGAGGAGATCCCATCCAGGATTCAGGCAATAACTGGGAAAAGGGGCCGACCTCGAAACACTGAGAAGGCCAAGACCAAGGAAGTCCCCAAGGTGAAACGGGGCCGAGGTCGGCCACCCAAGGTCAAGGTCACTGAGCTGTTAAATAAGACAGATAGTCGCCTTCTAAAGAAACTGGAGGCTCAAG AAACACTGAATGAGGATGATAAAGCAAAGATAATTAAGATCAAGAAGAAGGTGAAGCAGAAGTTACAAAGAGGAGAGTCTCAAACAACTGTCCAGGGCCAG GCCAGAAACAAGCGGAAACAAGAGAACAAGAGCCTAAGgcagaaagaagctaagaagaaATCCAAG GCTGAGAAAGAGAAGGTAAAGACAAAGCAGGGGAAATCGAAGGAAAAagtgaagagggaaaaggagaaagtcaaaatgaaggaaaaggaagagatgaGTAAAGCCAAGACAGCCTATAAGGCAGATAAAACACTGGCCTCACAGAGACGCTTGGAGGAACGGCAGAGACAGCAGATGATCTTGGAGGAAATGAAGAAGCCCACAGAGGATATGTGTCTCACTGACCACCAG CCTCTCCCTGACTTCTCACACATCCCTGGTCTGATCCTACCCAGTGAGACCTTCTCAGACTGCTTGACCATTGTGGAGTTCTTACACAGCTTTGGCAAGGTGCTAGGCTTTGATCCTGCCAAAGATGTGCCTAGCCTGGGTGTTCTGCAGGAGGGACTTTTGTGTCAAGGTGACAGTTTGGGCGAGGTGCAAGATCTATTGGTACGGCTCCTGAAGGCAGCACTCTATGACCCTGGCTTACCCTCCTACTGTCAG TCCTTAAAGATCTTGGGTGAGAAGTTGTCTGAGATCCCACTAACAAGAGAGAATGTGTCTGAGATCCTACGCTGCTTCCTCATGGCATATGGAGTGGAGCCAGCCCTCTGTGACAGTCTGCGCACCCAGCCTTTTCAGGCACAGCCACCCCAGCAGAAGGCTGCTGTCCTGGCCTTTCTTGTGCATGAGCTCAATGGCTCCAGCCTCATCATCAA TGAGATTGACAAGACCCTGGAGAATATGTCCAGCTACAGGAAAAACAAGTGGATTGTTGAAGGCCGACTAAGGAG ATTGAGAACTGCTCTAGCTAAACGAACTGGGCGATCTGAGCTAGAGCTGCAAGGTCCAGAAGATGGCTTGGGGCGGAGGCGCAGTTCTCGGATCATGGAAGAGACCAGTGGcatggaagaagaggaagaggaagagactgCAGCAGCCATCCATGGTCGTAGGGGTCGAAGAGATGGCGAG ATCGATGTCACAACATCTAGTATCCCGGAGCTAGAGCGCCAGATAGAAAAACTGAGCAAG CGCCAGCTTTTCTTTCGAAAAAAGCTGCTTCACTCATCCCAAATGCTTCGGGCAGTTTCCTTGGGTCAGGACCGCTACAGACGTCGGTACTGGGTATTGCCATATTTGGCTGGTATTTTTGTGGAAGGAACAGAGAGGAGCTTAG TTCATGAAGATGTAATAAAGCAAGAACCTGATTCTTTAAAAGTAGCAGCCCATCCAACACCCAGCACAGCAGCCTTCTCTCGCAAGGAGCCAGCTGGGTCCAGCACCTCTGCCAGTTCTCCTGCCCGAGCTCGAGGCCGACCCCGGAAAACCAAGCCTGGGTCTATGCACCTTAAATCCCCTGTCATAGGCCAGGGTTCAGAACAGCCTCAGCCCCAGCTTCTACCAGAGACTCAACTCCATCCTCAGCTTCCTGCTTATACCCAGCCCCAGCCTCATGCTCAGTCTCATAATAGGTTCTTAGAACCAGAGGGCTCTCCTTTGTCTTTGGGTCAGAGCCAGCATGATCTCAGCCAGTCGGCCTTCCTGTCTTGGTTGAGTCAAACTCAGAGCCATGGTTCGCTGTTGAGCAGTTCAGTCCTCACTCCTGATAGCAGCCCGGGAAAACTGGACCCAATCCTGTCACAGCCCTTGGAGGAGCCAGCACCTGATGAGGCAGAATCCAGCCTTGACTCTCAAGCTCCCTGGTTTAACTTCTCAGCCCACATGCCTTGTAATGCTGCCCCCACACCGCCCCCTGCAGTTTTGGAGGACCAGACTACAACTTCTCAACTACCTGCTTCTAAGCCA GTTAATAGACCCAGTGCTGCCAATCCTTGTTCTCCAGTGCAGCTCTCTTCTACTCCTTTGCCTATGGTGACCCCTAAGAGGCGAGGGGATCCTGGAGAAACACCACAGAGTCCCATGGTGCTGGGACAGCCAAAACGGAGAGGGAGACCCCCCAGCAAGTTCTTCAAACAGATGGAGCAGCGTTACCTAACCCAGCAGATAGCCCAGCCTGTTCCCCCTG AGATGTGCTCAGGTTGGTGGTGGATCCGAGATCCTGAGACTTTGGATGCCATGCTCAAGGCCTTGCATCCTCGAGGCATCCGAGAGAAGGCACTTCACAAACACCTAACTAAGCACAGGGATTTCTTACAGGAAGTATGCCTAAGGCCTTCAACTG ACCCCATCTTTGAGCCCACTCAGTTACCAGTCCTTGAGGAAGGAATTATGAGCTGGTCCCCCAAAGAGAAAACATATGAGACAGACCTGGCTGTGCTTCAGTGGGTAGAGGAGCTGGAACAGCGGGTTATCCTCTCGGATCTACAGATTCGG GGTTGGACATGTCCCAGTCCAGACTCTACTCGTGAAGACTTGACCTACTGTGAGcatctgcccgactcccaggacgaTATCACCTGGAGAGGTCGGGGCAGGGAAGGACTGGCACCCCAGCGTAAAACTACCAACCCTCTAGACCTTGCTGTGATGAGACTGGCTGCCCTAGAGCAGAATGTGGAAAGGCGGTACCTGCGAGAGCCCCTCTGGCCAGCTCATGAGGTTGTGCTGGAGAAGGCCTTGCTCAGCACACCCAGCAATGACTCCCAGTGCACCCCTACTGAGAT ATCATATGAGATCACTCCTCGGATTCGAACCTGGCGCCAGACGCTTGAGCGGTGCAGGAGTGCAGCACAGGTATGCTTATGCCTAGGTCAGCTGGAGAGGTCCATCGCCTGGGAGAAGTCTGTCAACAAAGTG acctGCTTAGTCTGTCGGAAGGGTGACAATGATGAGTTCCTTCTACTTTGCGATGGTTGTGACCGAGGCTGCCACATTTACTGTCATCGGCCTAAGATGGAGGTTGTCCCAGAAGGAGATTGGTTCTGTGCTGTCTGTTTGGCCCAG CAGGTAGAGGGTGAATTCACGCGGAAGCCTGGTTTCCCAAAGCGAGGCCAGAAGCGGAAAAGTAGTGATGTGCTGAGCTTCCCAGAGGGTGATGGCCGCAGACGCCGGGTTCTatcaagaggcagagaaagcccaGTGATGCCTCGGTATTCAGAAGAAGGACTGTCCCCCTCCAAGCGGCGACGACTCTCCATGCGGAACCACCACAGTGATCTCACATTTTGCGA GATTATCTTGATGGAAATGGAATCGCATGATGCAGCCTGGCCTTTTCTGGAGCCTGTGAACCCACGCTTGGTGAGTGGCTACCGGCGCATCATCAAAAACCCTATGGATTTTTCTACTATGCGAGAACGACTCCTCCGGGGAGG GTACACCAGCTCAGAGGAGTTTGCGGCTGATGCACTCTTGGTCTTTGACAACTGCCAGACCTTTAATGAAGACGACTCTGAAGTGGGCAAAGCTGGGCACATCATGCGCCGCTTCTTTGAGAGCCGATGGGAGGAGTTTTATCAGGGAAAACAGGCCAATCTATGA